Proteins from a single region of Hordeum vulgare subsp. vulgare chromosome 6H, MorexV3_pseudomolecules_assembly, whole genome shotgun sequence:
- the LOC123405872 gene encoding uncharacterized protein LOC123405872, whose amino-acid sequence MSLPKLEIFAKDVDEAREEIFRVLPMMDRSVRTIYFNGWSGFGVSAVLRSIAKVLPSVIIAPEICFDRTIYIDCSEWKSERAMQRLIAEELKLDHSVISILDKEDEEDDFSGVDESSRNRIDSVGLMIHQTLRGSKFLMIFLNGSDVEFDVGAFGPPFARFGDNMMIWAFKRRFLTMNYRCSEIADKLRYTHTLVYIHPAIIELLTSSEFQAILHEEVAAIVARSPCILDIDPTMVADCCLYQLFLHCNFHTFQWVAHASSYWMCDGIIQEERARDISVALHGQLNWECDAPLVDGVLRKFMKHMEPHFLILQEDDVYEEGPYCWISVISRNMKLHGLQTIPAATSSFFLTFDVSDYPPPLPSVLFEHSNNLGVLVLCFCAFSFAAPPFLKNHRLRFLGLDHCIDDQFGDREDPTEWASLYSLWVLDLRYTDWNEILSEEKMDLMTNIKELNIEGTRCWQYTADLQGRLPNLQRLRIIKPTCRWETSRDVDNSFMDKTRIEVLDLSGNTEMKVMPTSLSKASGLRVLVLDGCDGVENIAGPGGLPPSIESFSFDGHGPAFEWTPSIELPLKDSRPSTVAETNNRDIKISKISLAGCKRLENLFLRGLPNLVELDLSGTSIKILDFETMVVQVSRLKRLFLIGCEHLRAINFPGKSDFEGNLNLELLYIDTRSGTWCHPSTIEEVNSSQLQVNAIITDARLVRSLHPLIYYGMMNSPKDVCFNIQITSSHVSVGPLEPEAPSSDTIGHTEEESLHQLVPVHRYSDESSMIGDASSPRQPFPPPPMKLDRHVEIADGSHFVENELDKFRGLGGLMDLYAESLHVHDVSVRAIVPLPFWGNELRHICVERCSKVDTVFQTTPDGLEELETLWVSHLLMACWICSKGYHFTGGSFRSLQHLHVRSCPNLQFVLPVWFPSFPSLETLHIIHCSDLKHIFTLDNEYPEEMDVQGVLFPKLITIHLHGLPNLQQICDFKMVAPSVKTIVIRGCWNLRHPLPVVATGDMEIEKDVCVEAEAGHHPDQLIQEETAPCIRPQVVHANINTFNQQPLQLVSCAIGQTYTFSAVMSVNGFDKGEEGGPASCDGQYHSDDQFLVSLGTMWYGPDNRCGKTIRIRSSDEVYVVAMVVDECGRESGCGENEISTSAAVWKAFGLDTGVGEVFVSWSDTN is encoded by the exons ATGAGTCTTCCTAAATTG gAGATATTTGCGAAAGATGTCGATGAAGCGAGAGAGGAGATATTTCGAGTTCTTCCAATGATGGACCGCAGTGTAAGGACCATTTATTTTAATGGTTGGTCTGGATTTGGGGTGTCGGCAGTTCTGCGATCCATAGCGAAAGTGCTTCCATCTGTCATAATTGCTCCAGAAATATGCTTTGATAGAACAATTTATATAGACTGTTCAGAGTGGAAAAGTGAAAGAGCAATGCAGAGATTAATTGCAGAGGAACTGAAACTTGACCACTCAGTGATATCCATTCTAGACAAGGAAGATGAAGAGGATGATTTTAGTGGAGTTGATGAAAGTTCAAGGAATAGAATAGACAGTGTTGGGCTAATGATTCATCAAACCCTCAGGGGCAGCAAATTTCTGATGATTTTTCTTAATGGAAGTGATGTCGAGTTTGACGTAGGAGCCTTTGGCCCCCCATTTGCAAGATTTGGCGACAACATGATGATATGGGCCTTCAAAAGAAGATTCCTGACCATGAATTACCGGTGTTCTGAGATAGCTGACAAGCTAAGATACACTCACACTCTTGTTTATATCCACCCTGCAATCATAGAACTACTAACAAGTTCAGAGTTTCAAGCAATACTACATGAAGAGGTTGCTGCCATAGTTGCTCGCAGTCCATGTATACTGGATATCGACCCAACAATGGTTGCAGATTGTTGTCTCTATCAGTTATTCCTGCATTGTAACTTCCACACCTTTCAGTGGGTTGCTCATGCTTCCAGCTATTGGATGTGCGATGGGATCATACAAGAGGAGAGAGCAAGGGATATTAGTGTTGCACTGCATGGACAGTTAAATTGGGAGTGTGATGCTCCTTTGGTTGATGGTGTGCTTAGGAAGTTCATGAAACATATGGAGCCTCATTTTCTCATACTTCAAGAAGATGATGTCTATGAAGAAGGGCCATACTGCTGGATTTCAGTCATATCGAGGAATATGAAATTACATGGTTTGCAAACTATACCTGCAGCgacatcatctttcttcttgacattTGATGTATCGGATTACCCACCACCGTTACCaagtgtcttgtttgagcattccaACAACCTTGGTGTGTTAGTTCTTTGTTTTTGTGCCTTCAGTTTTGCAGCACCTCCTTTCCTAAAAAACCATCGCCTAAGATTCCTTGGACTAGACCATTGTATAGATGACCAATTTGGTGACAGAGAGGATCCCACAGAATGGGCAAGTTTGTATAGCCTATGGGTGTTAGACCTTCGTTACACAGATTGGAATGAAATATTATCTGAAGAAAAGATGGATCTCATGACTAATATCAAAGAGCTCAATATAGAGGGAACAAGGTGTTGGCAGTACACCGCTGACTTGCAAGGGCGGCTACCTAACCTCCAAAGGCTCCGAATAATCAAACCAACATGTCGATGGGAGACATCCCGGgatgttgacaactccttcatggaTAAGACAAGGATAGAGGTACTTGATTTATCAGGTAACACTGAGATGAAAGTTATGCCAACAAGCCTGTCAAAGGCGAGTGGACTTCGAGTGCTTGTACTTGATGGTTGTGATGGGGTGGAAAACATTGCTGGACCTGGTGGGCTTCCTCCGTCCATTGAGTCCTTCAGCTTTGATGGTCATGGCCCAGCTTTTGAATGGACACCAAGCATTGAACTACCTCTCAAAGATTCTCGTCCATCTACGGTAGCCGAAACAAATAATAGGGATATCAAAATCTCCAAGATCTCCTTAGCAGGGTGTAAACGGTTGGAAAATCTGTTCTTGCGTGGGCTACCCAACCTCGTGGAGCTCGACCTCTCTGGTACTTCAATCAAGATACTAGACTTTGAAACTATGGTGGTGCAAGTCTCAAGGCTCAAGCGACTATTTCTTATAGGATGTGAGCACCTTCGTGCAATAAATTTCCCAGGCAAGAGTGACTTTGAGGGAAATCTGAACCTGGAGTTGCTGTACATAGACACACGATCTGGAACTTGGTGTCATCCATCAACTATTGAAGAAGTTAATTCCTCCCAGTTGCAGGTGAATGCTATAATAACTGATGCAAGGCTAGTCCGGTCATTGCACCCTTTAATATATTATGGTATGATGAATAGCCCCAAAGATGTTTGTTTTAATATCCAAATCACCTCCTCACATGTGTCTGTTGGGCCTCTTGAACCGGAAGCACCAAGCAGTGATACGATTGGTCATACTGAAGAAGAGAGCCTGCATCAGCTTGTTCCAGTACACCGATACAGCGATGAGAGTAGCATGATTGGTGATGCCTCGTCCCCAAGGCAGCCTTTCCCGCCTCCGCCTATGAAGTTGGATCGGCATGTTGAGATTGCTGACGGGAGCCATTTTGTGGAGAACGAACTGGACAAATTTCGAGGTCTAGGTGGCCTGATGGATTTATACGCTGAATCGTTGCATGTGCATGATGTCTCGGTACGTGCTATTGTGCCTCTCCCATTTTGGGGGAACGAGCTTAGGCACATCTGCGTTGAGAGGTGCTCCAAGGTGGACACCGTCTTCCAAACGACCCCGGACGGATTGGAGGAATTAGAGACCTTATGGGTGTCGCATCTCCTAATGGCCTGCTGGATCTGTAGTAAAGGTTACCACTTCACTGGTGGTTCTTTCAGAAGTTTGCAGCACCTACATGTGCGCTCCTGCCCCAACCTCCAGTTTGTGCTCCCGGTGTGGTTCCCCTCCTTCCCTAGCTTGGAGACGCTCCACATTATCCACTGCAGTGACCTCAAGCATATCTTCACATTGGACAATGAGTACCCAGAAGAAATGGATGTCCAGGGTGTACTATTCCCAAAGCTGATCACCATCCACCTGCATGGCCTACCGAACCTGCAGCAGATATGTGACTTCAAGATGGTTGCTCCGTCAGTCAAGACCATCGTGATCAGAGGATGCTGGAACCTGCGTCATCCGCTGCCGGTTGTGGCCACCGGTGACATGGAGATCGAGAAGGATGTGTGCGTGGAGGCGGAGGCTGGCCACCACCCTGACCAGTTGATACAAGAAGAAACTGCCCCGTGTATCCGCCCTCAGGTG GTACATGCAAATATAAACACCTTCAACCAACAGCCTCTACAGCTT GTGTCGTGCGCCATCGGGCAGACCTACACCTTTTCGGCGGTGATGTCGGTGAACGGTTTCGACAAAGGGGAGGAGGGAGGGCCTGCGAGCTGCGACGGCCAGTACCACAGTGACGACCAGTTCCTGGTGTCGCTTGGTACGATGTGGTACGGGCCTGACAACCGGTGCGGCAAGACGATCCGCATCAGGAGCTCTGATGAGGTCTATGTGGTGGCCATGGTCGTGGACGAGTGCGGCCGCGAGAGCGGTTGCGGCGAGAATGAGATCAGCACGTCGGCCGCCGTGTGGAAGGCCTTCGGGCTCGATACCGGTGTTGGCGAGGTGTTTGTCAGCTGGTCGGATACCAACTGA